A single region of the Capra hircus breed San Clemente chromosome 14, ASM170441v1, whole genome shotgun sequence genome encodes:
- the COMMD5 gene encoding COMM domain-containing protein 5 produces the protein MSAVGPAAAHLHRPGDSHSDCVSFLGAQLPPEVAAMPQLLGNLDRATFRKLLKLVVSSLQGEDCREAVQHLRAGADLPEEQLGALIAGIHTLLQQALRLPPASLKPDTFKNQLQELCIPQDLVVDLASVVFGSQRPLLDSVARQQGAWLPHVADFRWRVDVAISTSALARSLQPSVLMHLKLSDGSALRFEVPTAKFQELRFAVALVLKEMADLEKRCERKLQD, from the coding sequence ATGTCTGCTGTGGGTCCTGCCGCTGCACACCTGCATCGCCCTGGTGACAGTCACAGTGACTGCGTGAGTTTCCTGGGGGCCCAGTTGCCCCCTGAGGTGGCAGCAATGCCCCAGCTCCTGGGCAACTTGGACAGGGCCACGTTCAGAAAATTGCTGAAGCTGGTGGTCAGCAGCCTGCAGGGAGAAGACTGCCGGGAGGCTGTGCAGCACCTTAGGGCTGGCGCCGACCTGCCTGAGGAGCAGTTGGGTGCCCTGATAGCTGGCATACACACCCTGCTCCAGCAGGCCCTCCGGCTGCCCCCGGCCAGCCTGAAGCCCGACACCTTCAAGAACCAGCTCCAGGAGCTTTGCATCCCGCAAGACCTGGTTGTGGACTTGGCCAGCGTGGTGTTTGGTAGCCAGCGGCCTCTCCTTGACTCTGTGGCCAGGCAGCAGGGGGCCTGGCTGCCCCACGTCGCCGACTTTCGGTGGAGGGTGGACGTGGCCATCTCCACCAGCGCCTTGGCCCGCTCCCTGCAGCCGAGCGTCCTGATGCACCTGAAGCTCTCGGATGGGTCCGCCCTCCGCTTTGAGGTTCCCACGGCCAAATTCCAGGAGCTGCGGTTTGCTGTGGCCCTGGTCCTGAAAGAGATGGCCGACCTGGAGAAGAGGTGCGAGCGCAAGCTGCAGGACTGA
- the ZNF7 gene encoding zinc finger protein 7 isoform X3 has product MEAVTFGDVAVHFSREEWQCLDPGQRALYKEVMLENHSSVAGLAGFLVFKPELISRLEQGQDPWVLDLQGAEGREAARTTRTDATVGTDGEQACEDMDSLKSESGGVMVKTLPQDFPQSPGFGNTSDPEVCSQRQPSSLFHKNFLNMGTMAPRKAFAEDEFQGHGERGSSGPLGCQPDQSQGSFRRCDVCGRSLRSPSDVALHQEMNTQQKPNRCQECQKKLSDCFQERHLSTLPGEKPYECRECGKVFRLCSQLTQHQRIHTGEKPFKCTDCGKAFRLSSKLIQHQRIHTGEKPYRCEECGKAFGQSSSLIHHQRVHTGERPYGCRECGKAFSQQSQLARHQRTHTGERPYPCRECGKAFSQSSTLAQHQRMHAGEKLELPRTPESPSLGARQRMHAPEKPFKCDECGKAFRWVSRLSQHQLTHTGEKPYKCNKCSKAFGCSSRLIRHQRTHTGEKPFKCDECGKGFVQGSHLIQHQRIHTGEKPYECSDCGKAFSQSSSLIYHQRIHKGEKPYECLECGKAFSMSTQLTIHQRVHTGERPYKCSECGKAFSQNSTLFQHQIIHAGVKPYGCSECGKAFSRSSYLIEHQRIHTRAQWYREYGSTLEVSTHASRRRVNPVKKLHKCNECEKIFRWRSHLIIHQRIHTGEKPYKCNECGKAFNRSSRLTQHQKIHMG; this is encoded by the exons ATG GAGGCTGTGACATTTGGTGATGTGGCCGTGCACTTCTCGCGGGAGGAATGGCAGTGTCTGGACCCTGGCCAGAGGGCTCTCTACAAGGAGGTGATGCTTGAGAACCACAGCAGTGTGGCTGGACTAG caggatTCCTGGTCTTCAAGCCCGAGCTGATCTCCCGGCTAGAACAGGGGCAAGATCCATGGGTCCTCGACCTGCAAggagcagaggggagagaggcagCCAGGACCACCCGGACAG ATGCTACAGTTGGGACTGATGGTGAGCAGGCCTGTGAGGACATGGACAGTCTTAAATCAGAATCTGGGGGGGTCATGGTCAAAACCTTGCCCCAGGACTTTCCCCAGAGTCCTGGCTTTGGAAACACCTCAGATCCTGAAGTCTGTTCACAGAGACAGCCAAGCTCCCTCTTCCATAAAAACTTCTTGAACATGGGGACCATGGCTCCCAGGAAGGCCTTCGCCGAGGACGAGTTCCAGGGTCATGGTGAGCGGGGAAGCAGTGGCCCCTTGGGTTGTCAGCCTGATCAAAGTCAGGGGTCCTTCCGAAGGTGCGATGTATGTGGCAGGAGTTTGCGATCTCCTTCAGATGTTGCTTTGCACCAGGAAATGAATACCCAACAGAAACCCAACAGATGCCAAGAGTGCCAAAAAAAGTTATCTGATTGCTTTCAGGAGAGACATCTGAGTACCTTgcctggagagaaaccatatgagTGTAGGGAGTGTGGGAAGGTCTTCAGGTTGTGCTCACAGCTTACTCAGCATCAGAGGatccacactggagagaagccgTTTAAGTGCACCGACTGTGGGAAGGCCTTTCGCCTGAGCTCAAAACTTATTCAGCATCAAAGGATTCACACTGGGGAGAAGCCCTACAGGTGTgaagaatgtggaaaagcctttggGCAGAGCTCCAGCCTCATCCATCATCAGAGGGTCCACACGGGAGAGAGGCCCTATGGCTGCCGGGAGTGTGGGAAGGCCTTCAGCCAGCAGTCTCAGCTGGCCAGGCACCAGAGGACCCATACAGGAGAGCGGCCCTACCCGTGCCGGGAGTGCGGCAAGGCCTTCAGCCAGAGCTCAACCCTAGCTCAGCACCAGCGGATGCACGCTGGGGAGAAGCTTGAGCTCCCGAGAACCCCGGAGAGTCCTAGCCTGGGTGCACGTCAGAGGATGCATGCTCCCGAGAAGCCATTTAAGTGTGACGAGTGTGGGAAGGCTTTCCGGTGGGTCTCCCGCCTGAGTCAGCATCAACTGacacacactggagagaaaccgtaTAAATGCAACAAGTGTTCAAAAGCCTTTGGTTGCAGCTCACGACTTATTCGCCACCAGAGGACTCACACTGGAGAAAAACCGTTTAAGTGCGATGAGTGTGGGAAGGGCTTTGTCCAGGGCTCACACCTCATTCagcatcagagaattcacacCGGGGAGAAGCCGTACGAGTGCAGCGACTGCGGGAAGGCCTTCAGCCAGAGCTCGAGCCTCATTTACCATCAGAGGATTCATAAGGGGGAGAAGCCCTACGAGTGCCTcgaatgtggaaaagccttcagcATGAGCACACAGCTCACGATCCACCAGAGGGTGCACACGGGCGAGAGGCCGTATAAGTGCAGCGAGTGTGGGAAGGCCTTCAGCCAGAATTCCACCCTTTTCCAGCACCAGATTATCCATGCCGGGGTAAAGCCCTACGGATGCAGCGAGTGCGGGAAGGCCTTCAGCCGGAGCTCATACCTTATCGAGCACCAGAGGATCCACACTCGTGCCCAGTGGTACCGTGAGTATGGGAGCACCCTGGAGGTTTCCACCCACGCGAGTCGTAGGAGAGTTAATCCTGTAAAGAAACTTCACAAATGTaatgaatgtgagaaaatattcagGTGGCGGTCGCATCTCATTATCCAccagagaattcacactggagagaagccttacaaatgtaatgaatgtggcaAAGCTTTTAATAGGAGCTCAAGGCTTACTCAGCATCAGAAAATTCACATGGGCTAG
- the ZNF7 gene encoding zinc finger protein 7 isoform X1 — translation MPAAGQAQVSQPGHVDSHAPSLMEAVTFGDVAVHFSREEWQCLDPGQRALYKEVMLENHSSVAGLAGFLVFKPELISRLEQGQDPWVLDLQGAEGREAARTTRTDATVGTDGEQACEDMDSLKSESGGVMVKTLPQDFPQSPGFGNTSDPEVCSQRQPSSLFHKNFLNMGTMAPRKAFAEDEFQGHGERGSSGPLGCQPDQSQGSFRRCDVCGRSLRSPSDVALHQEMNTQQKPNRCQECQKKLSDCFQERHLSTLPGEKPYECRECGKVFRLCSQLTQHQRIHTGEKPFKCTDCGKAFRLSSKLIQHQRIHTGEKPYRCEECGKAFGQSSSLIHHQRVHTGERPYGCRECGKAFSQQSQLARHQRTHTGERPYPCRECGKAFSQSSTLAQHQRMHAGEKLELPRTPESPSLGARQRMHAPEKPFKCDECGKAFRWVSRLSQHQLTHTGEKPYKCNKCSKAFGCSSRLIRHQRTHTGEKPFKCDECGKGFVQGSHLIQHQRIHTGEKPYECSDCGKAFSQSSSLIYHQRIHKGEKPYECLECGKAFSMSTQLTIHQRVHTGERPYKCSECGKAFSQNSTLFQHQIIHAGVKPYGCSECGKAFSRSSYLIEHQRIHTRAQWYREYGSTLEVSTHASRRRVNPVKKLHKCNECEKIFRWRSHLIIHQRIHTGEKPYKCNECGKAFNRSSRLTQHQKIHMG, via the exons ATGCCTGCTGCTGGCCAGGCCCAG GTCTCTCAGCCAGGACACGTGGATTCCCACGCACCGAGCCTCATG GAGGCTGTGACATTTGGTGATGTGGCCGTGCACTTCTCGCGGGAGGAATGGCAGTGTCTGGACCCTGGCCAGAGGGCTCTCTACAAGGAGGTGATGCTTGAGAACCACAGCAGTGTGGCTGGACTAG caggatTCCTGGTCTTCAAGCCCGAGCTGATCTCCCGGCTAGAACAGGGGCAAGATCCATGGGTCCTCGACCTGCAAggagcagaggggagagaggcagCCAGGACCACCCGGACAG ATGCTACAGTTGGGACTGATGGTGAGCAGGCCTGTGAGGACATGGACAGTCTTAAATCAGAATCTGGGGGGGTCATGGTCAAAACCTTGCCCCAGGACTTTCCCCAGAGTCCTGGCTTTGGAAACACCTCAGATCCTGAAGTCTGTTCACAGAGACAGCCAAGCTCCCTCTTCCATAAAAACTTCTTGAACATGGGGACCATGGCTCCCAGGAAGGCCTTCGCCGAGGACGAGTTCCAGGGTCATGGTGAGCGGGGAAGCAGTGGCCCCTTGGGTTGTCAGCCTGATCAAAGTCAGGGGTCCTTCCGAAGGTGCGATGTATGTGGCAGGAGTTTGCGATCTCCTTCAGATGTTGCTTTGCACCAGGAAATGAATACCCAACAGAAACCCAACAGATGCCAAGAGTGCCAAAAAAAGTTATCTGATTGCTTTCAGGAGAGACATCTGAGTACCTTgcctggagagaaaccatatgagTGTAGGGAGTGTGGGAAGGTCTTCAGGTTGTGCTCACAGCTTACTCAGCATCAGAGGatccacactggagagaagccgTTTAAGTGCACCGACTGTGGGAAGGCCTTTCGCCTGAGCTCAAAACTTATTCAGCATCAAAGGATTCACACTGGGGAGAAGCCCTACAGGTGTgaagaatgtggaaaagcctttggGCAGAGCTCCAGCCTCATCCATCATCAGAGGGTCCACACGGGAGAGAGGCCCTATGGCTGCCGGGAGTGTGGGAAGGCCTTCAGCCAGCAGTCTCAGCTGGCCAGGCACCAGAGGACCCATACAGGAGAGCGGCCCTACCCGTGCCGGGAGTGCGGCAAGGCCTTCAGCCAGAGCTCAACCCTAGCTCAGCACCAGCGGATGCACGCTGGGGAGAAGCTTGAGCTCCCGAGAACCCCGGAGAGTCCTAGCCTGGGTGCACGTCAGAGGATGCATGCTCCCGAGAAGCCATTTAAGTGTGACGAGTGTGGGAAGGCTTTCCGGTGGGTCTCCCGCCTGAGTCAGCATCAACTGacacacactggagagaaaccgtaTAAATGCAACAAGTGTTCAAAAGCCTTTGGTTGCAGCTCACGACTTATTCGCCACCAGAGGACTCACACTGGAGAAAAACCGTTTAAGTGCGATGAGTGTGGGAAGGGCTTTGTCCAGGGCTCACACCTCATTCagcatcagagaattcacacCGGGGAGAAGCCGTACGAGTGCAGCGACTGCGGGAAGGCCTTCAGCCAGAGCTCGAGCCTCATTTACCATCAGAGGATTCATAAGGGGGAGAAGCCCTACGAGTGCCTcgaatgtggaaaagccttcagcATGAGCACACAGCTCACGATCCACCAGAGGGTGCACACGGGCGAGAGGCCGTATAAGTGCAGCGAGTGTGGGAAGGCCTTCAGCCAGAATTCCACCCTTTTCCAGCACCAGATTATCCATGCCGGGGTAAAGCCCTACGGATGCAGCGAGTGCGGGAAGGCCTTCAGCCGGAGCTCATACCTTATCGAGCACCAGAGGATCCACACTCGTGCCCAGTGGTACCGTGAGTATGGGAGCACCCTGGAGGTTTCCACCCACGCGAGTCGTAGGAGAGTTAATCCTGTAAAGAAACTTCACAAATGTaatgaatgtgagaaaatattcagGTGGCGGTCGCATCTCATTATCCAccagagaattcacactggagagaagccttacaaatgtaatgaatgtggcaAAGCTTTTAATAGGAGCTCAAGGCTTACTCAGCATCAGAAAATTCACATGGGCTAG
- the ZNF7 gene encoding zinc finger protein 7 isoform X2 — MPAAGQAQVSQPGHVDSHAPSLMEAVTFGDVAVHFSREEWQCLDPGQRALYKEVMLENHSSVAGLGFLVFKPELISRLEQGQDPWVLDLQGAEGREAARTTRTDATVGTDGEQACEDMDSLKSESGGVMVKTLPQDFPQSPGFGNTSDPEVCSQRQPSSLFHKNFLNMGTMAPRKAFAEDEFQGHGERGSSGPLGCQPDQSQGSFRRCDVCGRSLRSPSDVALHQEMNTQQKPNRCQECQKKLSDCFQERHLSTLPGEKPYECRECGKVFRLCSQLTQHQRIHTGEKPFKCTDCGKAFRLSSKLIQHQRIHTGEKPYRCEECGKAFGQSSSLIHHQRVHTGERPYGCRECGKAFSQQSQLARHQRTHTGERPYPCRECGKAFSQSSTLAQHQRMHAGEKLELPRTPESPSLGARQRMHAPEKPFKCDECGKAFRWVSRLSQHQLTHTGEKPYKCNKCSKAFGCSSRLIRHQRTHTGEKPFKCDECGKGFVQGSHLIQHQRIHTGEKPYECSDCGKAFSQSSSLIYHQRIHKGEKPYECLECGKAFSMSTQLTIHQRVHTGERPYKCSECGKAFSQNSTLFQHQIIHAGVKPYGCSECGKAFSRSSYLIEHQRIHTRAQWYREYGSTLEVSTHASRRRVNPVKKLHKCNECEKIFRWRSHLIIHQRIHTGEKPYKCNECGKAFNRSSRLTQHQKIHMG; from the exons ATGCCTGCTGCTGGCCAGGCCCAG GTCTCTCAGCCAGGACACGTGGATTCCCACGCACCGAGCCTCATG GAGGCTGTGACATTTGGTGATGTGGCCGTGCACTTCTCGCGGGAGGAATGGCAGTGTCTGGACCCTGGCCAGAGGGCTCTCTACAAGGAGGTGATGCTTGAGAACCACAGCAGTGTGGCTGGACTAG gatTCCTGGTCTTCAAGCCCGAGCTGATCTCCCGGCTAGAACAGGGGCAAGATCCATGGGTCCTCGACCTGCAAggagcagaggggagagaggcagCCAGGACCACCCGGACAG ATGCTACAGTTGGGACTGATGGTGAGCAGGCCTGTGAGGACATGGACAGTCTTAAATCAGAATCTGGGGGGGTCATGGTCAAAACCTTGCCCCAGGACTTTCCCCAGAGTCCTGGCTTTGGAAACACCTCAGATCCTGAAGTCTGTTCACAGAGACAGCCAAGCTCCCTCTTCCATAAAAACTTCTTGAACATGGGGACCATGGCTCCCAGGAAGGCCTTCGCCGAGGACGAGTTCCAGGGTCATGGTGAGCGGGGAAGCAGTGGCCCCTTGGGTTGTCAGCCTGATCAAAGTCAGGGGTCCTTCCGAAGGTGCGATGTATGTGGCAGGAGTTTGCGATCTCCTTCAGATGTTGCTTTGCACCAGGAAATGAATACCCAACAGAAACCCAACAGATGCCAAGAGTGCCAAAAAAAGTTATCTGATTGCTTTCAGGAGAGACATCTGAGTACCTTgcctggagagaaaccatatgagTGTAGGGAGTGTGGGAAGGTCTTCAGGTTGTGCTCACAGCTTACTCAGCATCAGAGGatccacactggagagaagccgTTTAAGTGCACCGACTGTGGGAAGGCCTTTCGCCTGAGCTCAAAACTTATTCAGCATCAAAGGATTCACACTGGGGAGAAGCCCTACAGGTGTgaagaatgtggaaaagcctttggGCAGAGCTCCAGCCTCATCCATCATCAGAGGGTCCACACGGGAGAGAGGCCCTATGGCTGCCGGGAGTGTGGGAAGGCCTTCAGCCAGCAGTCTCAGCTGGCCAGGCACCAGAGGACCCATACAGGAGAGCGGCCCTACCCGTGCCGGGAGTGCGGCAAGGCCTTCAGCCAGAGCTCAACCCTAGCTCAGCACCAGCGGATGCACGCTGGGGAGAAGCTTGAGCTCCCGAGAACCCCGGAGAGTCCTAGCCTGGGTGCACGTCAGAGGATGCATGCTCCCGAGAAGCCATTTAAGTGTGACGAGTGTGGGAAGGCTTTCCGGTGGGTCTCCCGCCTGAGTCAGCATCAACTGacacacactggagagaaaccgtaTAAATGCAACAAGTGTTCAAAAGCCTTTGGTTGCAGCTCACGACTTATTCGCCACCAGAGGACTCACACTGGAGAAAAACCGTTTAAGTGCGATGAGTGTGGGAAGGGCTTTGTCCAGGGCTCACACCTCATTCagcatcagagaattcacacCGGGGAGAAGCCGTACGAGTGCAGCGACTGCGGGAAGGCCTTCAGCCAGAGCTCGAGCCTCATTTACCATCAGAGGATTCATAAGGGGGAGAAGCCCTACGAGTGCCTcgaatgtggaaaagccttcagcATGAGCACACAGCTCACGATCCACCAGAGGGTGCACACGGGCGAGAGGCCGTATAAGTGCAGCGAGTGTGGGAAGGCCTTCAGCCAGAATTCCACCCTTTTCCAGCACCAGATTATCCATGCCGGGGTAAAGCCCTACGGATGCAGCGAGTGCGGGAAGGCCTTCAGCCGGAGCTCATACCTTATCGAGCACCAGAGGATCCACACTCGTGCCCAGTGGTACCGTGAGTATGGGAGCACCCTGGAGGTTTCCACCCACGCGAGTCGTAGGAGAGTTAATCCTGTAAAGAAACTTCACAAATGTaatgaatgtgagaaaatattcagGTGGCGGTCGCATCTCATTATCCAccagagaattcacactggagagaagccttacaaatgtaatgaatgtggcaAAGCTTTTAATAGGAGCTCAAGGCTTACTCAGCATCAGAAAATTCACATGGGCTAG
- the ZNF7 gene encoding zinc finger protein 7 isoform X4, protein MDSLKSESGGVMVKTLPQDFPQSPGFGNTSDPEVCSQRQPSSLFHKNFLNMGTMAPRKAFAEDEFQGHGERGSSGPLGCQPDQSQGSFRRCDVCGRSLRSPSDVALHQEMNTQQKPNRCQECQKKLSDCFQERHLSTLPGEKPYECRECGKVFRLCSQLTQHQRIHTGEKPFKCTDCGKAFRLSSKLIQHQRIHTGEKPYRCEECGKAFGQSSSLIHHQRVHTGERPYGCRECGKAFSQQSQLARHQRTHTGERPYPCRECGKAFSQSSTLAQHQRMHAGEKLELPRTPESPSLGARQRMHAPEKPFKCDECGKAFRWVSRLSQHQLTHTGEKPYKCNKCSKAFGCSSRLIRHQRTHTGEKPFKCDECGKGFVQGSHLIQHQRIHTGEKPYECSDCGKAFSQSSSLIYHQRIHKGEKPYECLECGKAFSMSTQLTIHQRVHTGERPYKCSECGKAFSQNSTLFQHQIIHAGVKPYGCSECGKAFSRSSYLIEHQRIHTRAQWYREYGSTLEVSTHASRRRVNPVKKLHKCNECEKIFRWRSHLIIHQRIHTGEKPYKCNECGKAFNRSSRLTQHQKIHMG, encoded by the coding sequence ATGGACAGTCTTAAATCAGAATCTGGGGGGGTCATGGTCAAAACCTTGCCCCAGGACTTTCCCCAGAGTCCTGGCTTTGGAAACACCTCAGATCCTGAAGTCTGTTCACAGAGACAGCCAAGCTCCCTCTTCCATAAAAACTTCTTGAACATGGGGACCATGGCTCCCAGGAAGGCCTTCGCCGAGGACGAGTTCCAGGGTCATGGTGAGCGGGGAAGCAGTGGCCCCTTGGGTTGTCAGCCTGATCAAAGTCAGGGGTCCTTCCGAAGGTGCGATGTATGTGGCAGGAGTTTGCGATCTCCTTCAGATGTTGCTTTGCACCAGGAAATGAATACCCAACAGAAACCCAACAGATGCCAAGAGTGCCAAAAAAAGTTATCTGATTGCTTTCAGGAGAGACATCTGAGTACCTTgcctggagagaaaccatatgagTGTAGGGAGTGTGGGAAGGTCTTCAGGTTGTGCTCACAGCTTACTCAGCATCAGAGGatccacactggagagaagccgTTTAAGTGCACCGACTGTGGGAAGGCCTTTCGCCTGAGCTCAAAACTTATTCAGCATCAAAGGATTCACACTGGGGAGAAGCCCTACAGGTGTgaagaatgtggaaaagcctttggGCAGAGCTCCAGCCTCATCCATCATCAGAGGGTCCACACGGGAGAGAGGCCCTATGGCTGCCGGGAGTGTGGGAAGGCCTTCAGCCAGCAGTCTCAGCTGGCCAGGCACCAGAGGACCCATACAGGAGAGCGGCCCTACCCGTGCCGGGAGTGCGGCAAGGCCTTCAGCCAGAGCTCAACCCTAGCTCAGCACCAGCGGATGCACGCTGGGGAGAAGCTTGAGCTCCCGAGAACCCCGGAGAGTCCTAGCCTGGGTGCACGTCAGAGGATGCATGCTCCCGAGAAGCCATTTAAGTGTGACGAGTGTGGGAAGGCTTTCCGGTGGGTCTCCCGCCTGAGTCAGCATCAACTGacacacactggagagaaaccgtaTAAATGCAACAAGTGTTCAAAAGCCTTTGGTTGCAGCTCACGACTTATTCGCCACCAGAGGACTCACACTGGAGAAAAACCGTTTAAGTGCGATGAGTGTGGGAAGGGCTTTGTCCAGGGCTCACACCTCATTCagcatcagagaattcacacCGGGGAGAAGCCGTACGAGTGCAGCGACTGCGGGAAGGCCTTCAGCCAGAGCTCGAGCCTCATTTACCATCAGAGGATTCATAAGGGGGAGAAGCCCTACGAGTGCCTcgaatgtggaaaagccttcagcATGAGCACACAGCTCACGATCCACCAGAGGGTGCACACGGGCGAGAGGCCGTATAAGTGCAGCGAGTGTGGGAAGGCCTTCAGCCAGAATTCCACCCTTTTCCAGCACCAGATTATCCATGCCGGGGTAAAGCCCTACGGATGCAGCGAGTGCGGGAAGGCCTTCAGCCGGAGCTCATACCTTATCGAGCACCAGAGGATCCACACTCGTGCCCAGTGGTACCGTGAGTATGGGAGCACCCTGGAGGTTTCCACCCACGCGAGTCGTAGGAGAGTTAATCCTGTAAAGAAACTTCACAAATGTaatgaatgtgagaaaatattcagGTGGCGGTCGCATCTCATTATCCAccagagaattcacactggagagaagccttacaaatgtaatgaatgtggcaAAGCTTTTAATAGGAGCTCAAGGCTTACTCAGCATCAGAAAATTCACATGGGCTAG